In the genome of Arachis hypogaea cultivar Tifrunner chromosome 9, arahy.Tifrunner.gnm2.J5K5, whole genome shotgun sequence, the window AAACCCTGCTGATATGTTATCTAAAGTAGTGTCAGGAAACAAGTTCCAACACTGTTTAGAATTGCTCAATATTGCTTCATGTTAGGCATTACATGGAGAAATAGAGGAACTACAATTGGTTTGATCCTGAACAAGGGTACGTAGACAGTCATTGTAAAAATGATGCAACTAAATATGAATACCACACTTTGATCGTCCAAAATTTGAGTAGATTTCAAATTGTGAACGAGGTAGAGAATTGTGAGAATAAAAGAAAGGCTAAGAGCAAACTTAGGGAGTAAAATAAGGTTTGCAAGGAGTTTTAATAGAAAAGAACTTGTAGGGAATTTTTATAGGAGGATTTTATTCTCATTCATTAAAATTATAGCATAGAtgatactatatatatttatgtaacaATGTAGTTGAAACATCatcaaaaataagaaagaaagttaATTCAGATCCTATTTTCTCGTATTGGATTTGTTATAGTTAGTGCATTATTGTGGGTAGTGTTCAATTTTATATTGCTTTCGAtctattagaagtcaaaattccGCTACAGACTCAACaaaatgaattgaattgataatctctacaAATGTAGACATAGGTGtttcgaatttgattttatataatggattatgttttgttcattcagtactatacgattgtttcaccatgagtacggtttggttcattatgcagaaatccgtttgaatttgattttatataatggatttgattttatataatggattatgttttattcattcaatactatacaattgtttcaccatgagtacgtatTCGGTTCATTTGGCAGAAAGttgtttgaatttaattttatataatggattaggTTTTGttcattcagtactatacaattgtttcatcatgagtacgtgttcggttcattatgcagaaagctgtttgaattttattttatataatggattatgtttcgttcattcagtacaattgtttcatcatgagtacgtatgcagaaagctgtttgaatttgattttatacgaTGGATTATGTTTCCTTCATTCAGTACTACCATGAATACGtgttatgcagaaagctgttcgaatttgaatttatataatggataatgttctatttatttaatactatacaattgtttcactataataacatgttcggttcatttatgttctacacaattcaaaactttttctctCCTCACCTTCTATGCTACTTCACCAcggagagaaggagaaaaagataaaaaaaaacagcaataaatacaacaaaagaatgataataaaaaaaaaacacgtaATTAAAAAGAAGGAACGCGCAAAAAAATgaggagaatgaggaggaggaggaacgcgaaTAAAAAGGCGAAGAAGAAGACGCTCTATGCATAAACGAGcatgagaggaagaagagaaacaaacacgggagagaagagaagaggaagaagcgcgaaaaaaaaaaaagaagaaaaaaagaagaaatgtgagaaaagaaaaaagtggaaaaaatgcttgatctaaagGCTAAAATTGTTTGGATGTAaaaaatatctcataatataatatattatatgcagcaatattgattataaattataaattataaattaatacgTGTTAATTCTTAATTGACGgcgaaataaaaaacaaaacaaatgcaAGACGGTTTAATTCGATTTCAGTGAACGGTTTAAGAAGGAtagtaaataactaaaataagataagatatttatatttaaaaaaatggaaaCTCAATAATGAAtcacttttaagttttaaaaccATTAACTTTAAACAGAGAGGAATAGAGGCTATCATCATTAATCACCATTAACCACATGCCGCATTTGCACTTTTTCAAAAGCGATAATCATTTTCAGGTTTCCCTCCACACTCTCGCTGTTCCATTTAAATTCAAGGTCTCACGAGTTTCTCAGTCACACACACACTGCGTTGGCGCTGCAAATAACCCAAGTCTCGGATCACCGTTCAACAGAGCCAAAGAGGTACCATTTTCAAATTTCTAGGGTTGTTTATCTTCTTCGTCGTGTTCTCCATTGCCCTACCTTTACGTAGTCTCAGATCTGTTTCATTGTTTTTTTTGGGCTTAAAGCTGGGATTTTTATTAGGATTATTTGCCGGCGATTTTCTCGGGTGTTTGTCCGAGGAAACGACCTCGTACTTTAACTGTGTTACATGTCACCTTGTTTTTATTAGGCTCGTTAAACCCTTTTTTGTTTCCCTCATAATACTTTGTAGTTTTACTTTGTTTAGTTTAGGTCATCATTACAAGTGCAGATTATGAATGAAATGGAAGGAAACATTTGGCAACGAATTTCATCCtggtttttattgtgttttcTTCTGATATGTGATATTTGGCATGCTATGGCTTGGAAAATGTGGCCGTTGATAATAGTTGGCACCTTCATTCGAGGATATACATCTATGGATGCAATTGTTTTACAATAAATCTTCATGAGCAAATTTTTACTCTTAATTCTGTTGAGAATATTCCCGTTAATTAGAATAACTTACATGGACATTTGTAGATTTAATTGCTATGGAGCTGAATTCGCCGCAGAGACCGTTTTCAATCAAATTGTGGCCACCTAGTCAGAACACTAGACAGACACTTGTGGAGAGGATGGCCAACAATCTGACAACGAAATCTGTTTTCACACAAAGGTACGGAAATTTGGACAAGGAAGAAGCTCAAGAGAATGCAAAAAGAATTGAGGATGTGGCTTTTGCAACAGCAAATCAACACTACGAGCAGGAGCCCGATGGTGATGGAGGTTCTGCAGTCCAGCTTTATGCCAAAGAATGTAGTAAGCTCCTCTTAGAAGTTCTCAAAAGAGGGCCGGGTCTAAATGGTAAAGAAGAAGTGGTAGCATCTGATAATACCTCTGCACCTGCTGAAGCTGTATTTGATATATCCAAAGGCAAAAGGGCCTTTATTGAACCTGATGAGGCCGAGGAACTACTAAGGCCGTTAAAGGAGCCAGAAAATTCTTTCACCAAAATATGCTTCAGCAACTGGAGTTTTGGACTAGGAGCAGCACAAGTTGCCCAGCCCATTCTCAGTTCCATCAAGCACCAGTTGAAAGATGTAGATCTATCGGATTTTATTGCTGGAAGACCAGAAGCTGAAGCTCTTGATGTCATGAATATATTCTCAACTGCACTAGAGGGTGCTGCCCtaaggtctttaaacctctctgACAACGCTTTAGGGGAGAAAGGTGTTAGAGCATTTGGAGCACTATTGAAGTCGCAAAACCACTTGGAGGAGCTTTATCTAATGAATGATGGAATCTCAGAGGAAGCTGCTCAAGCAATTTGTGAATTGATTCCTTCTACTGAGAAGCTCAAAGTTCTTCATTTCCATAATAATATGACCGGAGATGAAGGGGCATTAGCTATTGCTGAGATTGTGAAGCGTTCTCCTTCCTTGGAGGATTTTCGTTGTTCCTCCACAAGGATAGGTGCTGAAGGTGGAGTTGCCCTGTCCAATACTTTAGGAAATTGTATCCATCTGAGGAAGCTTGATTTGCGAGATAACATGTTTGGAGTAGAGGGTGGTATTTCTTTGAGTAAAGCTCTTACAAGGCATGCAGAATTGAGAGAGATATACCTGAGCTACCTCAACTTAGAAGATGATGGTGCAATTGCTATAATCAATGCTCTTAAGGAATCAGCACCTTACCTTGAAGTTCTGGAGATGAGTGGAAATGACATTACAGCCGAAGCTGTTCCTGCAATAGGAGCATGCCTAGAAGCAAAGATCTTCCTTGCCAGGTTGAACCTCTCCGAGAATGAACTCGAGGACGAAGGTGCCATCCAGGTAAGCAAGGCTTTAGAAGGCCACTTTCACTTAAAGGAAGTTGATCTGAGTAGCAACAAAATATCGAGGGTGGGGGCTCAACAGTTGGCTCTGACTCTGGTGCAAAAGGCAAATTTCCAACTTCTATTCATCAATGGAAACATCATTTCCACTGAAGGGGTTGAAGAGTTGAAGGACATATTCAAAACTTCTCTGGACATGCTTGGTCCATTAGATGAAAATGACCCTGATGGAATAGACAGCGATGAAGAATCTGATGAAGAGGGTGGTGATATTGAACTGGAATCGAAAATGAAGAGTCTTGCAGTTAATTAAAATGTAGTAGTAcacttttatgtttttatgctcAAGTAAACTCTTTATGGCAGTGTAGACCATTTTATTCGTAGCAGTTTATGTATCTATGAAGGTGCACCAGTAGAAACATTGAGGATATATATAGACATGTATCTGGATTATGTATGTTAATCATATTTTGAatgcttcctttaatttcttttGATGTGTGGCAACCGTGTAGCCTACTCATTTTTTCCCTTGAGGAATTATTCTAAACTAAGATGGAGACCTGCGCTGTGCTGGACCAAAATGTGTACTATATGAAAATATTTTGGTAATAATACTCTTAAAAATTAGTCTAAACTCCATTGTAGTGTAAACTATTTGTAAATTTTATTACTCTATATTtatttctataaaatttaaaactacttaatatactaatTGCGTTAGTAACataatacattttattttaaatagatGAATTTTGTATGTTTAtagaaattttttcttttgtagataAAGTTTCCTGAAATCCATAAATTTAAGAATATACGGAgttataaactaaaatattttgaaatctaaTGATTTTAACCAAAAGTATGCATGTGCTAATATTCCTTTAGCATGTCTGCATGAAGAATATTAAAGTCAGATTGTCAACAACATGGACTTATGTTCATGCAATCATGTGAAGTCAACATATTAATATATTGCATTCTGAATGATCCCATCAAATAATCTGAGAGTCTGGTGCACAAGCATTCTGCAGTAACCCAAGATCCCAAGAAGAATCGCATCCAAAAGGTTAGATGTATGCGGTCTAAATGAAAATTTTACATCAGTGAATAATATTTATTCTctcatataaaaaaaagtaaaaaactgtCAGGATACCTAAATTTTTACAAGAAATTCTTATATTACCCTGTCTAATAACATTTGACAAagttttattccatttttatcCGGACAGAAGCATGTAAATGAACCAGAAAAATAATACTGAATAAATTGATTGATTTTGCACTAATGCTGAGAGACATGTTACAAATACCACAATAAATTTCAGAGCATTATCATTTGTTGAGAAAGTACAAAATCTACTAATGGCTGCTGATAGACTCGGGAACTAAAACCAAAATCGCATTGAATAGctctgcaatatatatatatatatatatataacagccACGACTAACTATAAACTTAATTGGAATCAGTTCCAGCTAGCTCTTCCATTTGAACTCTGTCCTTTGGTATCAGATGATGAACTCTGACCATAACTTGATCTCTTCTTTCTGTGAGTGTTCCATGATAACACATGCTGGTTCAAGCCACTTCCTTTGACATCCTCGTATGCATGCCTATGGGAATTTGCGCCTTCAAGCTTGGGTTTCTTTGAGGCAGGGGTCACATGGAAACTATCTTCACTTGTTCTGTCATTTGCCATGTGGACACTCTCAGCGCGGAGTTCCAAGAACCTTTCTTCGGCCCCTGAATTGTCACTGGCTTGTGCTGCGTTGTCAGATGAGAGGTGGTCTCTTCTCTTCCCCCTTACTGAAAGCCTTGATAGATCTTCTCCGTTCTCCACGGCCTTCATCCATTGAAGATCACTTAATGTATCTGCATAAACAACTTCTTTTCTTTTACGCTTTCCAGTAGCACTGCCATTGTTGAAATCTTTGAGCTTTTCATCCTTGTTATGAAGGGGAGAGTACACCCAATCTGGCAATTCATGCTCGTCCATTAAACGAGATCTGTAATTTTCCTTTAGTCTTCTCTCTTCATCCATTTTTTCAAATAGCCAAAATTCCTCATCTGATCGGGCTGCGAGGCGGTTAATTTCTCTCTCACTAGGTACATCTGTCCCAAGTGAACTTGTACCTCTACGCATAATCTCCTCTAGCATTTCTCTTCTGTCCTGAGCTGAAATAATAATGCCACATACTCAATTAGTCTGGTTTTTTTTGGCAATATGAAGTTATGAACTATATTCAAGCAAATAACAATTCTCAAGAACTACAAACCTGTCGAAGTTGTGTTGAAAAGTCCTGCCTGGATGACTTTTGCATCAATGCCCATCTTTTGTTTTGCACGCTCTAAAATCACCTCTTCAATTGATCCTACACTAACCAACACGAAAACTCTAACTTCTTTCTTTTGACCAATGCGATGTGCTCGATCCTCTGCTTGTTGATCCATTTGGGGGTTCCAATCACTGTCAAATATTATAACAGTATCTGCCGTTTGCAAGTTCAAACCAAGACCTCCAGCACGGGTGCTCAAGAGAAACATGAAGTATGGGGAGTCAGGAGCATTGAATTTTCGTAATAAAGTGCCTCTTTCCTCCGTTTTTGTCGAGCCATCAAGTCTTAGATACTTAAAATCATGAAGTCTCAAATAAATCTCGAGAATATCCATGAGTCTAGTCATTTGTGAAAAAAGGAGGACTCTGTGGCCTGCTCTGCGAAGTTTTGGGAGCAAACGGTCAAGAAGTTCAAACTTACCTGATGCTCTGACAATCTCCTCCTTACGGTTATACATATCATAATCTCCCACAAAGAGGTATGGATGGTTGCAACACTTTCTGAGTTGCATTGTTAAGTTCTGCAAGCTCTTTGATTTTCCAGAACCTACATATTTTTCCATATCTACTTTAAAACTTTGCAACACAAGCGCTAAGAAATCGTTAAGCTCACAAGGATCTAAAAATCAACTAATGTTACAGGTTTAGTTTTCCTAACAAAAGTAAGACAGACACCAACAGCAGGTGAAAGAAAGCTAAATTTATGTTGAATTACAAAATATTCATATTTCACCGATTTATAGCAAACTTGCAACAGGTAAAACATACCAAGGTAATATACAATTGAAGCGAATCTATGCTTATAGCTTACTTAGCAAAGATCAACTAATTCATAGGCTGTAGGCatgttgaaaagaaaaagaaaaaaattcatgaAGATAAGAATAACTTGCATTTTACCAAGTTAACAGGAGCAGTGAATTAAGAGATAgctgcaaaacaagaaatagatacAGACCATTGTCTAAGCCAACTCTGCCTACGTCAGTGACTTGTTGATAATATACTTTCTGCCAGGCTGACATATCACATTTGAGTATGACCTGAGATTTCGAGGGAAGAAATTTTTCCACCTCAtccttttttcttcttaatatgaAGGGTCTTATTACCTAAGAGTCAATGAAACACTTCAGAAAGAAGCCGCAAAAAGCAAGAGATATAGAAAATGGAAGAGAAATTTACTTGATGTAGACGTCGAATAATCAAAAGTTGTTCTTCATCTGTTAAAGAGACATCAACTCGATCAGCAAAAGGGGCATTAAACCAGTCCTCGAAATTCTGAACAGAGTTGAAAATGTTTGGAAGGAGAAAATTAAGCAGGGACCACAACTCCTGCAAGCTGTTTTGAATTGGGGTGCCAGTTAACAGGAGTCTGCGTTGAATGTGATAGCTGCACACaagtaaaatttaaattagaTAAGAGGACTTCAATATTCAAAAGCTATCCCACTCCATATTCATcaactattttttttagttggtaCAGCGTCAGGCTGTTTAGCATCAATAACGGTCGTTTAGAATCATACCCGGCTTCCAGTGTCCTTGCTAGAGCAGATTCATGATTCTTCAACCGATGTCCTTCATCCACAATTAGGTAGATCCAGTGAATTTTCTTGAGAATTGCTTTATCTCTCATTATAAGATCATAGTGTGTTAGCAGAACATTAAATTTCCTCTCCCCTAACAAATCATCCTTCATTGCTTTCCTCTCATCCAACCGTCCATCATAAAGAATAGTTGTTATGCTATATCATaaagaaaaagcacaagaaattTGTAAGTGAGTAACTGAGTATAATGTGTAGATTTCACAGACAGCGATTTCGCTCCCCTCTCCCCACCAGGAGGGCATGGAATGAAATAATCTGTAGTCTTCCAGCACATACCTTGGAACCCATGTTGAGAATTCATTCATCCAATTTGGCAGAACAGCCTTTGGAGCAACAATCAAATGGGGACCAGTAACACCCTTGTGCTCCATAAGATGTGCTATTAACGAAATTGTTTGTATTGTCTTCCCAAGACCCATTTCATCAGCCAAAATTCCATTTAAGTTGTTATTAAACAAAGAAAGCATCCACTGGAGCCCTTCTATCTGATATGGTCTTAATTCTCCACCTTGAAGAATAGATGGTTGCTCAGTAACCTACAAACAAATAAGCTTGTTATATCAATGTACAACATCTTTATACACAAACAACTAATAAGGAGTGACTTTTTCTGCCAATAAGAGAATATAATCATTAGTAAAAAGAGAAATATGAAGTTGGAGGAAACATAAAATATATCGAATCCCATGCACTCTATAATTCATACCAAAAATGAAGCCAAATGCCTACTCTTTATCCCGAATCTGCTATTATGAGAAATGTCTAATAAGGTATAACTCAAACAGCCAACAACTTGTCTAGAACATCAGTTTCTTTATGTTCCAAGTGAAATAAAGGGACCCAAAGACCTACCTTTTCTTGAATCGAATGTATGGCAGAATTGTATTGCCGCTGACCTTCGAGTAAATCACTAGTGTCACCATTATGATCAGAATCTATCATATCCATCTCTTCATCAAGAGGTgattccttttcattcttagaaGCGTCTGACTCAGGTAAATCAACTTCAGAATCTTCCAAGGGTTCTATACCATCTGAATGTTTGGAGTCCTTTTGACGTTGAACAGCAGCTCCTAAATTTACTAGTAGTTTATTGGTTTCTTCAAGAAGCGTGGTTAATCTTTCATTCTTACTCTCCTTCACCATTCTCATGTAAGCTTCTTGATCATCAGCTTTTAATGCTTGGAACCTTAATTTCTCAGCCCGTGTGGCACGTTGCCTTTGCCTTCCATGCCATGCCTACAGAATTACTTTTTGAGAATTCATAAGCCAAGCTTAAACAATAATGAATTATTTCCCAACTCAcatagaagagaaaagaaaaatgtcaTCTAAACTCCCAAGGACAGTTCACAAAAGATACACCATGTAACCCAAACACCAGTATAAGATAACGGAAGAAACATTGCACCTGAATACCATCATTCCTCTGTTTTCTCCGCTTCACAGCAGCTTGAATTTGCAATTGAAACTCACGGACGGTATTGAGTATTTCtgcaaaaaattttctttttctagtttCTATATGAGTTTTTTCCTCCTCTTCTAATCTCGATAGTCTCTGCATGTGATAATCTTATATGAGATAAGCAGtacaaaaaaatttcaatacTAGTCTAGAGACTGTAAAATACAGACGAAACATGTGGATCACCTCAGCAtccctttttttccttatttgatcATCAGCATCCATGGCAAAGGGATCTCCAACACCATATGGCGGACGCTGCAACCTCATCATGCCCCAATCAAACAATTGCCTATCGGGGTATGCACATTTAACATTCAGCCAGTACTCAGAACTCACATCAGACCGAACCTTCGAATGCAACTCTCGTAGCTGCCACAAAAGAAGTCCTTGCCAACAAGGACACAATTTGTTATCGGTTGCAGTTGATTTAAGAACCATAGAAATTCAAGTAATTTCCTCATTAGAAATTATTCCTCAACTATTGGACATGACATTTTTTCCCTTGTTTTCTTAAACTAAAGAGATTCATTTCCATTTACTATTTCAATGAAAATAAATGAATACAAATAGTAACAGAACTAATTTAATCTATATTAATTATGTACATAACTTATTAATACATTCTAATATAAACTATACAGAATACCGTAGTCATACACTAAAATGTGGATGGtaataatacttaaaaaaatatactatactAAGATATGTAatacaatatataataaaaaattttgagtgAAATAACTATCATCAACTAATATTAATCTTTATGCTTCAtgctaagttttaattttttttcattttctaatATGGATTATATTCTATCAACTTGTTCTTGCCTCTTTGAAACAAGGAAAACCTCTCTGGTTCTGCAAATGGCTAAGAAATATTCAGCTATATATGATCAAATATATAAAAGGTTATTCTATGTAACAATCCTTAGGCATGTCTTAATAATATGTTCTTTCATCACCCAAAAGGAAATCCTTACATAACCTACTATGGGTGAGGTGATAACTAGTTTTGGTAAATAAACTTAGCATGAAAGAAaggttcaagaatcaattttaccTTTAGACCATAAAGTTCAAGCAGGCACTTTGTTTGCAAATCCTCTCCCCTTGTTGAAGGCAATCCTGATTCAAAACAATAGTAAAAGTTTTCAGTAAGGTAGTCAAGATTTTTAAAGGCCGCTCGGTAGAAATGATTGTGGAAATAAAGACAGCATGTTAAAACTATCTTAAAGTCACTTGGTCAGTCAATACTTTAAGGGGGATGGTGTTCACTAATATTGTTTTTGTTGTCTCCATGTGACCTCAAGGTCACGGATTGAAGTAGTCGAATCAGCCACAGATGTAATTATCAAGTTAGGCTACCTACATTACACCAAAGGGTGCGGCCTTTTCCCGAACCTTGCTTAACGCAGAATGTTTGTGTACTAGACCGTCCTATTtcccttttttatctttattgcCTATTCACATTAGCATCACTGTCAATCCATTGTCAATTTGTCATTACTCAATGTCAACTTAAGTTTCATCATTGACTTGTTTTTTGCTATGAGAATAAGTTAGATATTTTCCTAAAAGATATATTTATATCAACGATACAACAACATTGCCTTATTGCATCAAAGTGATGTGATGGAAGCTCAGCCTTAACCTGTTTTTCACCACCTGATGATACTAATATAAACAAGCAAACGTCCTTTACAATAGAATCCTTTTGGAATATATGCAAGTCATAATTCTAGCTAATTCAATCAATGGGCTTGCATAAACTATACCTCT includes:
- the LOC112711826 gene encoding uncharacterized protein is translated as MELNSPQRPFSIKLWPPSQNTRQTLVERMANNLTTKSVFTQRYGNLDKEEAQENAKRIEDVAFATANQHYEQEPDGDGGSAVQLYAKECSKLLLEVLKRGPGLNGKEEVVASDNTSAPAEAVFDISKGKRAFIEPDEAEELLRPLKEPENSFTKICFSNWSFGLGAAQVAQPILSSIKHQLKDVDLSDFIAGRPEAEALDVMNIFSTALEGAALRSLNLSDNALGEKGVRAFGALLKSQNHLEELYLMNDGISEEAAQAICELIPSTEKLKVLHFHNNMTGDEGALAIAEIVKRSPSLEDFRCSSTRIGAEGGVALSNTLGNCIHLRKLDLRDNMFGVEGGISLSKALTRHAELREIYLSYLNLEDDGAIAIINALKESAPYLEVLEMSGNDITAEAVPAIGACLEAKIFLARLNLSENELEDEGAIQVSKALEGHFHLKEVDLSSNKISRVGAQQLALTLVQKANFQLLFINGNIISTEGVEELKDIFKTSLDMLGPLDENDPDGIDSDEESDEEGGDIELESKMKSLAVN
- the LOC112711825 gene encoding probable ATP-dependent DNA helicase CHR12 — translated: MVMAPFKEEQPQPPPIDHATTLICALNFLSRDLPLPPHLLSSVSTIYHSHPSSQNQLQDDIGNSSENLITDLEGALFRQRSSGSELERARESRYQNRIQHRLNELEGLPSTRGEDLQTKCLLELYGLKLRELHSKVRSDVSSEYWLNVKCAYPDRQLFDWGMMRLQRPPYGVGDPFAMDADDQIRKKRDAERLSRLEEEEKTHIETRKRKFFAEILNTVREFQLQIQAAVKRRKQRNDGIQAWHGRQRQRATRAEKLRFQALKADDQEAYMRMVKESKNERLTTLLEETNKLLVNLGAAVQRQKDSKHSDGIEPLEDSEVDLPESDASKNEKESPLDEEMDMIDSDHNGDTSDLLEGQRQYNSAIHSIQEKVTEQPSILQGGELRPYQIEGLQWMLSLFNNNLNGILADEMGLGKTIQTISLIAHLMEHKGVTGPHLIVAPKAVLPNWMNEFSTWVPSITTILYDGRLDERKAMKDDLLGERKFNVLLTHYDLIMRDKAILKKIHWIYLIVDEGHRLKNHESALARTLEAGYHIQRRLLLTGTPIQNSLQELWSLLNFLLPNIFNSVQNFEDWFNAPFADRVDVSLTDEEQLLIIRRLHQVIRPFILRRKKDEVEKFLPSKSQVILKCDMSAWQKVYYQQVTDVGRVGLDNGSGKSKSLQNLTMQLRKCCNHPYLFVGDYDMYNRKEEIVRASGKFELLDRLLPKLRRAGHRVLLFSQMTRLMDILEIYLRLHDFKYLRLDGSTKTEERGTLLRKFNAPDSPYFMFLLSTRAGGLGLNLQTADTVIIFDSDWNPQMDQQAEDRAHRIGQKKEVRVFVLVSVGSIEEVILERAKQKMGIDAKVIQAGLFNTTSTAQDRREMLEEIMRRGTSSLGTDVPSEREINRLAARSDEEFWLFEKMDEERRLKENYRSRLMDEHELPDWVYSPLHNKDEKLKDFNNGSATGKRKRKEVVYADTLSDLQWMKAVENGEDLSRLSVRGKRRDHLSSDNAAQASDNSGAEERFLELRAESVHMANDRTSEDSFHVTPASKKPKLEGANSHRHAYEDVKGSGLNQHVLSWNTHRKKRSSYGQSSSSDTKGQSSNGRASWN